A region of the Sideroxydans lithotrophicus ES-1 genome:
CAGACCGCCGGTTTCCGGCGCCTGTTGCGCAAGCACCGCATTCAAGCGGCACAATGCGTGATGGTGGAAGACAGCGCAGAGAACCTGCAGACCGCCAAGCGTCTGGGCATGAAAACCGTGTGGGTGAACGATGCGCTGCGTGCGCCGAGTTATGTGGATGTGAGAATACGCGATGTACTGGAGCTGCCGCGCGCAGTCTCCAAACTCTAAGGGGAGAAAACGATGGCAGCCAAACAACCGGGTGAAAGAAAACTGCAAATCCTGCAAACCGTCGCCGAGATGCTGGAGCAGCCCAAGGGCGAAAAGATCACCACGGCGGCACTGGCGGCGCGACTCGACCTGTCCGAAGCCGCGCTGTATCGGCATTTCGCCAGCAAGGCTCAGATGTTCGAAGGCCTGATCGAATTCATCGAACAGACCGTGTTCGGGCTGGTCAACAAGATCACCAGCGAAGAGCAGGACGGGTTGAAACAGGCCGAAGGTATCCTCGCACTGCTGCTCGGTTTTGCCCAGAAAAATCGCGGCATGACGCGTGTATTGATCGGCGATGCGCTGGTGAACGAGGATGAGCGCCTGCAACAGCGCATCAACCAGCTCCTCGATCGCATCGAAAGCACCCTCAAGCAATCGCTGCGCATCGCCACCACCCAGGGCAAGCTGGCTGCCGATGCCGACATCGGCGCGCATGCCAACCTGCTGCTGTGCTATGTCGTCGGGCGCTGGAACCAGTTCGGCAAGAGCGGTTTCACGCGCGATCCGATGGCGCAGTGGCCGCAGCAGTGGGAACTGCTTTCCGGAAAATAATTCCGGATTGCTGGAGGACGAAAATGATCCTGATACTGGATGCGAGCACGCAAACGCAAAGCGCCGAGTACCGGCAATTGATGGCCCACCTGGC
Encoded here:
- the slmA gene encoding nucleoid occlusion factor SlmA — its product is MAAKQPGERKLQILQTVAEMLEQPKGEKITTAALAARLDLSEAALYRHFASKAQMFEGLIEFIEQTVFGLVNKITSEEQDGLKQAEGILALLLGFAQKNRGMTRVLIGDALVNEDERLQQRINQLLDRIESTLKQSLRIATTQGKLAADADIGAHANLLLCYVVGRWNQFGKSGFTRDPMAQWPQQWELLSGK